The stretch of DNA GGCCCAAAAGATGGAAAGTTATGAAATTGACCTTTTACAGCAGCTAGGCTTTACAGACCCTTACGCGCCAACTTAGGGCAATTAAGTTACTCTTTTGTTGAGATCCTTTTTTTCTAAGCTATTCTTTTGCTATGCCTGACCCCAATAAATCCCTTTTAGAGCGCCTCTCTGAGTTTCTGACATCTCAGCCAAGCAGCCCCACAGTACGCCGTCAAGAGTTGATTGACACCCTCAGAGATGCACAAATCGAGGGATTGATTGATGCAGATGCCTTATCCATGATTGAAGGCGTCTTTCAGGTAGGGCAATTATCTGCTCGCGATATTTTGGTGCCACGCGCACAAATTGATTGGATTGATATCAACTTGCCCTTATCTGAGATTATCAAAAACGTCATTACTGCTGCGCATTCTCGCTTCCCTGTTTTTGAAGGAAGTCGCAATAACGTCATTGGCACCTTATTGGCCAAAGACCTACTTCGGCACTCCACTGAAAAAGATTTTCAGGTGCGAGACTGGTTACGCCCCGCAGTCTTTATTCCTGAATCTAAAAGACTCAGCGTTTTATTGCGAGACTTTAAAGACAATCGAAACCATTTAGCGATCGTGGTTGATGAATACAGCGGTGTTGCCGGCATCATCACCATTGAAGATGTGCTGGAGCAGATTGTTGGCGACATTGAAGATGAGCATGACATCGATGAGGAGGCAGACAACCTCATCGCTCTAGATAATGGGGATATGCGCGTTAAGGGTATCACTGAGCTAGATCAATTCAATCAGGCCCTTGGCACTCAATTTGATATTGAAGGTATCGAAACTATTGCCGGCCTCGTCATTCAGCATCTGGGACGCGTACCAAAAATAGGAGAGCGCATCTCCATCGAAGGTATCGAGTTTGAAATACAACGCGCCGACCCAAGACAGATTCATATCCTGCTTGCACGGCAGCTGCCAAAAAATACTAAGTAAGTATTACCGTGACTGATCGGCCTTTGCTAAGAGTGCCCAATAGCATTGCCCTGGCGATGCTATTCATTACCGGAGTGATGCTTGCTGGCGCTGCAGAGCTCCCTTATGGAGGGTGGATTCAGATTCCACTACTCAGTTTAGTGTGGTGGCAAATATCCACACAAGCAAACCCATCTATCAAAAAGCTATTTTTACTAGGCCTCTTTTTTGGCTTAGGTTACTTTGTACTTGGTCTGTGGTGGATTTATATTAGCCTGCATGATGTAGGTGGCATGCACCCCGTCATTGCTAGTCTTGCTGTCTTTTTATTGGCCACAGTGATGGCCTTATTTTTCTCGGCTGCCTGCTTAATTCTCCACCTGAAAAAAAGTCGGCATCTCAGTGGTCTCGTATTTGCCTCAAGCTGGGTGATGGTGGAATATATCCGCGAGTTTATTTTTACTGGCTTTCCCTGGATGGGTTTTGCAGAAGCTCAAGTCAATGGGCCTTTTGCTTGGGTGGCACCGCTAATGGGCGGACTGGCCTGCACTTTTCTTGCTGTCTGGGTTTCTTGGGAAATTTTTCAGCTTAAGAAGAATTTCTTTTTTAGCGCTACTTGCATTGTTGCTGCTATCACATTGTCACAGTTGGCCAGTCTTTGGAGCTTTACCAAGCCGACGGGAGAACCCCTTAGCGTGCGCTTGATTCAGGGGAATTTTAAGCAAAGCTTAAAGTTCAACCCAGAGTCGATTGAGCAGCAATTTGTTTTTTATACTAAGGCAATTGAAAGTCAAGCGGCTGATCTCATCATCACACCTGAGACCGCTTACCCTTGGCCCCAAAGCAATCTTCCTGGAGGGCTTCTTCAATCCATACAAGGTTTTTCAACTAAGAGCTCTAGCAATGTATTGCTTGGGGTAATTGGTGAAACATCCAACACACAGGGTGTTCAGTATTCCAATCGCGTACTGGGTCTATCTCCTAATACGGCGCCTTATCAATACGACAAATCACATTTGGTACCATTTGGCGAATTCGTTCCGCCTGGCTTTCATTGGTTTGTGAACGCGTTTCATGTTCCGATGAGTGACTTTGCACGAGGGAAGTTAGATCAGGCTCCCTTTAGCATTGAACGTTTAGACCAAGAAACACTCAACGCTGCCATCACGATTTGCTATGAGGATGTCTTTGGTGAAGAGTTAGCCTCCAGAATTCGCAAAAGTATCAAACCAGTCAATCTCCTGATTAATGTGACCAACCTAGCCTGGTTTGGAAATTCTCAGGCACCGAAACAGCAATTAAGACTCTCCCAATTGCGCTCACTCGAAACCGGGCTTCCCGGCCTGCGCGCTACCAATACCGGCTTGACTGCAGTCATAGGGCCTGATGGCGCTGTTCTGACAGAACTCAAGCAGTGGACTCAGGGCACTTTGAGCGCGAAGGTGCAAGCGTATGCGGGTACAACTCCTTATGTAGTCTGGGGCAATGCCCCTATTTTGACCCTTTCTGCCCTCCTACTGATCTTAGGGTGGATTCGTCAAAGACGTATTTAGGGCTGATTTCCAAATTTTC from Polynucleobacter sp. TUM22923 encodes:
- a CDS encoding transporter associated domain-containing protein; translation: MPDPNKSLLERLSEFLTSQPSSPTVRRQELIDTLRDAQIEGLIDADALSMIEGVFQVGQLSARDILVPRAQIDWIDINLPLSEIIKNVITAAHSRFPVFEGSRNNVIGTLLAKDLLRHSTEKDFQVRDWLRPAVFIPESKRLSVLLRDFKDNRNHLAIVVDEYSGVAGIITIEDVLEQIVGDIEDEHDIDEEADNLIALDNGDMRVKGITELDQFNQALGTQFDIEGIETIAGLVIQHLGRVPKIGERISIEGIEFEIQRADPRQIHILLARQLPKNTK
- the lnt gene encoding apolipoprotein N-acyltransferase, translating into MTDRPLLRVPNSIALAMLFITGVMLAGAAELPYGGWIQIPLLSLVWWQISTQANPSIKKLFLLGLFFGLGYFVLGLWWIYISLHDVGGMHPVIASLAVFLLATVMALFFSAACLILHLKKSRHLSGLVFASSWVMVEYIREFIFTGFPWMGFAEAQVNGPFAWVAPLMGGLACTFLAVWVSWEIFQLKKNFFFSATCIVAAITLSQLASLWSFTKPTGEPLSVRLIQGNFKQSLKFNPESIEQQFVFYTKAIESQAADLIITPETAYPWPQSNLPGGLLQSIQGFSTKSSSNVLLGVIGETSNTQGVQYSNRVLGLSPNTAPYQYDKSHLVPFGEFVPPGFHWFVNAFHVPMSDFARGKLDQAPFSIERLDQETLNAAITICYEDVFGEELASRIRKSIKPVNLLINVTNLAWFGNSQAPKQQLRLSQLRSLETGLPGLRATNTGLTAVIGPDGAVLTELKQWTQGTLSAKVQAYAGTTPYVVWGNAPILTLSALLLILGWIRQRRI